In one Drosophila pseudoobscura strain MV-25-SWS-2005 chromosome X, UCI_Dpse_MV25, whole genome shotgun sequence genomic region, the following are encoded:
- the Nplp3 gene encoding neuropeptide-like 3 translates to MFKLCVFVALLSLAAAAPAPAPAPVPEPAPSGLWPGGLVAPGIWGPTIIGGPHVVSVVPHAISHAAITQVHPSPLVLKSVHGIHGPVLIG, encoded by the exons atgttcaaGCTG TGTGTTTTCGTCGCTCTCCTTAGCCTGGCTGCTGCCgccccagctcctgctcctgctcctgtcccAGAACCAGCACCATCTGGTCTGTGGCCTGGCGGTCTGGTGGCACCCGGAATCTGGGGACCGACCATCATCGGTGGACCCCATGTGGTGAGCGTTGTGCCCCATGCCATCTCCCATGCGGCCATCACTCAGGTACATCCTTCGCCGCTGGTCCTCAAGAGCGTCCATGGCATCCATGGCCCCGTTTTGATTGGTTAA
- the LOC6900019 gene encoding uncharacterized protein, translating to MFKFIAIVALLVASVSAGLIESHHVVHEPVLAKVGTVVHSAPSAVSHQSITQVHSKSYIQPVVAPVLKTTIHSSPAVAVHAAPVVHSVPVVHHAAPVVHTVHAAPLVHSVPVVHHAAPLAYTLHH from the exons ATGTTCAAATTC ATTGCTATTGTTGCCCTCCTCGTCGCCTCTGTGAGCGCTGGCCTGATCGAGTCCCACCATGTGGTGCATGAGCCCGTCCTCGCTAAGGTTGGAACCGTGGTGCACTCTGCACCTTCGGCTGTCTCCCATCAGAGCATCACCCAGGTGCACAGCAAGTCATACATCCAGCCCGTGGTTGCTCCCGTCCTGAAGACCACCATCCACTCTTCTCCCGCCGTGGCTGTACATGCTGCTCCCGTCGTTCACTCCGTGCCCGTTGTCCACCACGCTGCTCCTGTCGTCCACACCGTTCACGCTGCTCCTCTGGTCCACTCTGTGCCCGTGGTCCATCATGCTGCTCCTCTGGCCTACACCCTGCACCATTAA
- the LOC6900020 gene encoding pupal cuticle protein Edg-84A-like produces MFKFVAIVALLVASVSAGLIETHHVVHEPVLAKVGTVVHSAPSAVSHQSITQVHSKSYIQPVVAPVLKTTIHSSPAVAVHAAPVVHSVPVVHHAAPVVHTVHAAPVVHSVPVVHSAPLLKTVVHHAAPLAYTLHH; encoded by the exons ATGTTCAAATTC GTTGCCATCGTTGCCCTCCTCGTCGCCTCTGTGAGCGCTGGCCTGATCGAGACCCACCATGTGGTCCATGAGCCCGTCCTCGCCAAGGTTGGAACCGTGGTGCACTCTGCACCCTCGGCTGTCTCCCATCAGAGCATCACCCAGGTGCACAGCAAGTCATACATCCAGCCCGTGGTTGCTCCCGTCCTGAAGACCACCATCCACTCTTCTCCCGCCGTGGCTGTACATGCTGCTCCCGTCGTTCACTCCGTGCCCGTTGTCCACCACGCTGCTCCTGTCGTCCACACCGTTCACGCTGCTCCTGTGGTCCACTCTGTGCCTGTTGTGCACTCTGCTCCCCTCCTCAAGACTGTTGTGCATCATGCTGCCCCCCTGGCCTACACCCTGCATCATTAG
- the LOC26533572 gene encoding uncharacterized protein, producing MGYEFLLEFRSGKFKLRLDPIPNRFNMHRMLLYTLVIVALALVQACHQIHYNLTFPAVNQVCSELSLGQSLTRDLSTMSMSLSVAVSPLAPNLCRHGNPFTLGH from the exons ATGGGCTATGAGTTCTTACTGGAGTTTCGCAGTGGCAAATTCAAACTAAGACTAGATCCAATACCCAATCGCTTCAACATGCATCGAATG CTGCTGTACACTTTGGTTATCGTCGCCCTCGCCTTGGTCCAGGCCTGCCATCAGATCCATTATAATCTGACATTTCCTGCTGTGAATCAAGTCTGTTCTGAGCTCAGCCTTGGCCAGAGTTTGACGAGGGATCTGTCCACGATGTCGATGTCGTTGTCGGTGGCGGTGTCTCCTCTGGCGCCCAATCTTTGCCGCCATGGGAACCCCTTTACGCTGGGGCATTAG
- the LOC4811901 gene encoding cuticle protein 16.5: MFKFVAFFALLAVAAAAPGLIAETHSYVQPAVLTKTAYVDHSASSAITHQSNVNLVRKVPVAPVVTYAAAPVVHQTVVPAAPLVKTIVPAAPVVHTVHAAPLVKTVVPAAPLLHTVHSAPLVHTVHSAPLVKTVVPAAPLLHTVVAGSPVVYSAYHK; this comes from the exons atgttcaaattC GTTGCCTTCTTTGCTCTTCTGGccgtggctgccgctgctcctggcCTCATCGCCGAGACGCACTCGTACGTCCAGCCCGCGGTGCTGACCAAGACCGCCTATGTGGATCACAGCGCCTCCTCGGCCATCACCCACCAGAGCAACGTAAACCTGGTGCGCAAGGTGCCAGTGGCTCCAGTCGTCACCTATGCAGCCGCTCCTGTCGTCCACCAGACCGTCGTCCCGGCTGCTCCTTTGGTCAAGACCATCGTCCCTGCCGCCCCAGTGGTCCATACAGTGCATGCTGCTCCCCTGGTCAAGACCGTCGTCCCAGCTGCTCCCCTGCTCCACACTGTCCACTCTGCCCCTCTGGTCCACACAGTGCATTCTGCTCCCCTGGTCAAGACCGTCGTCCCAGCTGCTCCCCTGCTCCACACCGTCGTGGCCGGGTCCCCCGTTGTTTACTCCGCCTACCACAAGTGA
- the LOC4811992 gene encoding cuticle protein, protein MFRFIAICALATIAAAAPGFVEQHHVGHVVAAAPVVTKVGAVVHSAPVATSHQSFTQFHNQAVITPVVKHVAPVVPVVKTFAPVVPSPVVHHQTYVAAPAVHHAVPVIKSVAPVVHQTYVAPAVHHVAAVPVVKAVPVVKAVPHAVSHQSHVQIHQKAIIATPVLKTIATPVVPVVKVAVAAAPVTHVYHH, encoded by the exons ATGTTCCGCTTC ATTGCCATCTGTGCCCTGGCCACCATTGCCGCCGCTGCTCCAGGATTCGTTGAGCAGCACCATGTCGGACATGTGGTGGCCGCTGCTCCGGTCGTCACGAAGGTAGGAGCCGTCGTGCACAGCGCCCCGGTGGCCACCTCCCACCAGAGCTTCACCCAGTTCCACAACCAGGCCGTGATTACTCCCGTCGTGAAGCACGTGGCTCCCGTGGTTCCTGTGGTCAAGACCTTTGCCCCCGTGGTGCCGTCTCCCGTGGTGCACCATCAGACCTATGTCGCCGCCCCCGCTGTCCACCATGCTGTCCCAGTGATCAAGTCTGTGGCTCCCGTCGTTCATCAGACCTATGTGGCCCCTGCCGTCCACCATGTGGCTGCTGTGCCCGTCGTCAAGGCCGTGCCCGTCGTCAAGGCCGTGCCCCATGCCGTCTCCCACCAGAGCCACGTCCAGATCCACCAGAAGGCCATAATCGCCACCCCCGTTCTGAAGACCATCGCCACCCCAGTGGTGCCTGTGGTCAAGGTCGCCGTGGCCGCCGCCCCCGTCACCCATGTCTACCATCACTAA
- the LOC6900021 gene encoding uncharacterized protein, protein MRHLLLLFVLYLALSLAKPATEAPRLLIDSAPSVVSYQGSSQTHTRFVIAPMGRALGYVEPTNLNRTFHTMPTTREEGSGYDLLNLSPVYVPHN, encoded by the exons ATGCGGCATCTG ttgctgttgttcgTACTCTACctggctctgtcgctggccAAACCGGCCACGGAGGCGCCTCGCCTGCTCATCGACTCTGCCCCCTCGGTGGTGTCCTACCAGGGCTCCTCCCAAACGCACACACGCTTCGTCATTGCGCCTATGGGCAGGGCCCTGGGCTACGTGGAGCCCACGAATCTCAATCGAACGTTCCACACGATGCCCACGACTCGGGAGGAGGGCTCTGGCTATGATCTGCTCAATCTGAGTCCAGTTTATGTGCCGCATAACTGA
- the LOC6900022 gene encoding basic-leucine zipper transcription factor A: MRISIRAALYLVLLLCLSGSYSQSQAATILHGNGHTASAISHQSFTRLSPAKPSLILQQQQQQQQQHQHHQHHQQHQQLVEQPTVRIVSYHKEEQPQQHLVSIQSTSPSPSQTPAHLTYSARPVVHQMLPRIKPVRNISFASLIPGPRSLSARTYDEHQNLRLLSSPV; encoded by the exons ATGCGCATCTCAATCAGAGCC GCTTTATATCTGGTACTGCTCCTTTGTCTGAGTGGGAGctacagccagagccaggcagCCACAATCCTGCATGGCAATGGACACACAGCCAGCGCCATCTCCCACCAGAGCTTCACACGACTCTCGCCAGCAAAGCCATCGCTaatcctccagcagcagcagcagcagcagcagcagcatcaacatcatcaacatcatcaacaGCATCAACAGCTGGTGGAACAGCCCACAGTGCGCATCGTTAGCTACCacaaggaggagcagccgcagcagcacctCGTGTCCATCCAGAGcacaagcccaagcccaagccaaaCCCCTGCCCATCTCACGTACTCCGCCCGACCAGTTGTCCATCAGATGCTGCCACGGATTAAGCCCGTGCGGAACATAAGCTTCGCCTCGCTAATCCCCGGACCACGCAGCCTCTCGGCGAGGACCTACGATGAGCACCAGAACCTACGACTATTGTCGTCCCCAGTGTAG
- the LOC4812117 gene encoding trimeric intracellular cation channel type B produces MNAQLILRQFPNHIIFRTLHYSLIAEQLREEIESRSGPKVKRRSCLEWEPFSLWLTNLMLIYAGDILGNLLLGTLPLEPLCNSADVLLSSCMWYLIFYCPFDLGHAVAQTVFFRILATTMSTISQVQLIDKGVTLAGNLYGNAPVAMLVVGTIMGSGAELLKPVAAILINRCQHNQMAYIKLSINSKLALVISCLFALDIHQSPLLLGLTRNQLQVYTLVFVNTYKYLSLAYRTEHFVWLMETRMRYTFFGGLTADLTKFFKRYPKPDKRQRETFSKFDLNRRRH; encoded by the exons ATGAATGCACAGCTGATCCTCAGGCAGTTCCCCAACCACATCATATTCCGCACCCTCCACTACTCCCTAATCGCGGAGCAGCTCCGCGAGGAGATCGAATCGAGGAGCGGGCCCAAGGTCAAGCGCAGGAGCTGCCTGGAGTGGGAGCCCTTTTCCCTGTGGCTTACCAATTTGATGCTCATCTATGCGGGCGACATCCTGGGCAACCTCCTGCTGGGCACTCTGCCCCTGGAGCCGCTCTGCAACAGCGCCGACGTGCTCCTAAGCTCTTGCATGTG GTACCTCATCTTCTACTGCCCCTTTGACCTGGGACATGCGGTGGCGCAGACCGTGTTCTTTCGCATCCTGGCCACGACCATGTCGACTATCAGCCAGGTGCAGCTCATCGACAAGGGTGTGACCCTGGCCGGGAATCTCTATGGCAATGCCCCAGTGGCCATGCTGGTCGTTGGAACTATCATGGGCAGTGGGGCCGAGCTTCTGAAGCCCGTGGCCGCGATCCTCATCAACCGGTGTCAGCACAACCAGATGGCGTACATCAAGCTGAGCAT AAACTCGAAGCTGGCTCTTGTCATATCCTGTCTATTCGCACTGGACATCCATCAGAGTCCCCTGCTCCTTGGGCTGACGCGGAACCAGCTGCAGGTCTACACCCTGGTGTTCGTCAATACCTACAAGTATCTGTCGCTGGCCTATCGGACGGAGCACTTTGTCTGGTTGATGGAGACCCGCATGCGCTACACCTTCTTCGGCGGCCTCACGGCGGACTTGACCAAGTTTTTTAAACGCTATCCAAAACCTGACAAAAGGCAAAGGGAAACGTTTtcaaaatttgatttaaaccGTCGACGGCACTGA
- the LOC4812218 gene encoding uncharacterized protein, protein MLSKLAVKSKTSPKSPRKLTKVQSMENKSKQKSKQKTTGAKAIDCPPIEKPKKEASPKAEPECNRPHFYRSPEEKRTYLELQVVPILMEGMLAVAREQPRDPIGYLEKFWLQDRLKCDIPLPKNIL, encoded by the coding sequence ATGTTGAGCAAACTAGCAGTAAAATCCAAAACTTCCCCCAAAAGTCCCCGCAAGCTGACAAAAGTCCAATCCATGGAGAACAAATCCAAGCAAAAGTCCAAGCAAAAGACTACAGGTGCCAAAGCCATCGACTGTCCACCAATCGAGAAACCAAAGAAAGAGGCGTCACCAAAGGCAGAGCCGGAGTGCAACAGACCCCACTTCTATCGCTCGCCAGAGGAGAAGCGTACCTATTTAGAGCTTCAGGTGGTGCCCATTCTGATGGAGGGGATGCTGGCTGTTGCCCGCGAACAGCCGCGGGATCCCATCGGATATCTGGAGAAGTTCTGGCTGCAGGACAGGCTGAAGTGCGACATTCCGCTGCCCAAAAACATCCTCTGA
- the retinin gene encoding retinin, giving the protein MSRVCLPVLAIVLILAGSSEAAGLEWPSNLLALSSGKSSQLLPLASEDSEELSESRAASAAAAAAAAQSEEKDQEEDSSSSDQLSQSSSGSSDTIDARLLSGIPVSVPLPLIVAARSGLRTVLTIQEPTVAKVGEVVQHVPTAVSHQSQTIVHDHRRLVTPIVAPAVRTTKLVRQQPPLLWTLSSADPRLVLLRN; this is encoded by the exons ATGTCCAGAGTG TGCCTTCCCGTCCTGGCCATTGTGCTCATCCTTGCCGGATCCTCCGAGGCAGCCGGCCTGGAGTGGCCCTCCAATTTGTTGGCTCTGAGCTCTGGCAAGTCCTCGCAGCTCCTGCCTCTGGCCAGCGAGGATTCCGAAGAGCTTTCTGAGAGTcgtgctgcctctgctgccgctgctgctgctgctgctcaaaGCGAGGAGAAGGATCAGGAAGAGGATTCTTCCTCCTCTGATCAGCTCTCGCAGTCCTCCAGCGGCAGCTCGGACACCATCGATGCCCGCCTCTTGTCTGGAATACCCGTCTccgtgcccctgcctctgATTGTGGCCGCTCGTTCCGGGCTACGGACTGTGCTCACCATCCAGGAGCCCACTGTAGCCAAGGTGGGGGAGGTGGTGCAGCATGTGCCCACCGCTGTGTCCCACCAGAGCCAGACCATTGTCCACGACCACCGTCGCCTGGTCACCCCCATCGTGGCACCGGCCGTGCGCACCACAAAACTGGTTCGCCAGCAGCCGCCGCTCCTCTGGACCCTGTCCTCCGCCGATCCTCGCCTGGTCCTGCTCCGGAACTAA
- the LOC4812144 gene encoding uncharacterized protein, whose product MPKQLCLFVAVVLLCLVAGGQTELHIYHPLLTLHQEPTLARVGNLLEHVPTAVSHQSSTIVHRTAPRLTPLLAPALRTTLHYPPTWSYPFYGATNSLYRK is encoded by the exons ATGCCGAAGCAATTG TGTCTCTTTGTGGCAGTTGTACTCCTCTGCCTCGTGGCTGGGGGGCAGACTGAACTCCACATCTATCATCCACTGCTGACGCTGCACCAGGAGCCCACGCTGGCCCGAGTGGGGAATCTGCTGGAGCATGTACCCACTGCCGTCTCGCATCAGAGCTCCACCATTGTCCATCGCACTGCGCCGCGGCTCACGCCGCTCCTGGCACCCGCTCTCCGGACAACTCTGCACTATCCGCCCACCTGGAGCTATCCGTTCTATGGGGCCACCAACTCTCTCTACAGAAAGTAA